One segment of Panicum virgatum strain AP13 chromosome 1K, P.virgatum_v5, whole genome shotgun sequence DNA contains the following:
- the LOC120654186 gene encoding uncharacterized protein LOC120654186 has product MWKKMSIFWELPYWHILETRQAFEKFKQDMTDRQREVKLPSDYDRAIKKAYEKMTMPHRTPQRGRRPVPKKPTEKGKSIAQLGEQKKQNISPLKVGTSRNDPGHYDAQALMDIIEKTGMSLEQIQDEDNFPRAKVDVPYIPGAALLEPEHMLTKMARLNRWYMNAYDSGVIGLKAKVRNHYFRGPELIHIEYSELWQMFHQDALDKSLMSCWCLKMLQAQSRGKIPKNKFGVIDPYTVTGNYVKQYEKDTEENIYSFHWIFLDIDMKTSTVYIFDSRRYPEKDYEDMIHMLKKIAETFPLKSGFKYMEYMLDHILQEDRIKAIIEELSGFLLDEVIDPKGEFHDDDCDIPENSPK; this is encoded by the exons ATGTGGAAGAAAAtgtctatattttgggagctaccctACTGGCACATCCTAGAGACCCGCCAGGCATTCGAAAAGTTCAAACAAGACATGACAGATCGGCAGCGTGAAGTTAAGCTGCCCTCGGACTATGACCGCGCGATCAAAAAGGCATATGAGAAGATGACAATGCCGCACAGGACGCCTCAGCGAGGGAGGCGTCCTGTACCAAAAAAGCCGACAGAGAAAGGGAAATCAATTGCTCAGTTGGGAGaacaaaagaaacaaaacatcTCCCCGCTCAAGGTGGGTACGAGCAGAAATGACCCAGGCCACTACGATGCCCAAGCGCTGATGGATATAATTGAGAAAACAGGCATGTCCCTTGAGCAGATCCAAGATGAAGACAATTTTCCGAGGGCAAAAGTAGATGTACCCTATATTCCCGGAGCAGCGCTTCTAGAGCCTGAGCATATGCTGACAAAAATGGCCCGATTGAACAGGTGGTACATGAATGCATATGACTCTGGAGTCATCGGCCTGAAGGCAAAGGTCAGAAACCATTACTTCCGGGGTCCTGAGCTCATACACATTGAGTACTCGGAATTGTGGCAAATGTTccatcaagatgcccttgaCAAATCTCTCATGAGCTGCTGGTGTCT AAAGATGCTTCAAGCACAGAGCCGTGGTAAAATCCCGAAGAACAAATTTGGTGTCATTGATCCATACACCGTAACTGGCAACTACGTAAAACAATATGAAAAAGACACGGAGGAAAACATCTATAG CTTCCACTGGATATTTTTGGATATCGACATGAAAACAAGCACGGTGTATATTTTTGACTCAAGGCGGTATCCAGAGAAGGACTACGAAGATATGATACACATGCTGAAGAA AATTGCTGAGACGTTCCCGCTGAAGAGTGGATTCAAGTAC ATGGAATACATGCTGGACCATATCCTACAAGAGGATCGCATCAAAGCAATTATCGAAGAGCTGTCTGGATTTCTTCTTGACGAGGTTATTGATCCGAAGGGAGAATTCCATGATGATGACTGTGACATCCCAGAAAATTCACCGAAATAA